Genomic window (Dictyoglomus thermophilum H-6-12):
ACTCATAGTTGAAAACAGCGCAGGAGAAGGTGACGGTTGGGGTTCAACCTTAGAAGACTTTTACTCCATATATGAAGAATTCCCAGTAGTATATTTTTGTATTGATACTTGTCACCTCTTTGCAGCAGGGTACAACTTGAAGAATCCGAGGGTATGCCAATCAATCTTTCATTCTTTCTTTGAAAAGATTCCCATGGAAAAATTAGTGCTGATTCACGTAAATGATTCTCACTTTCCTTTAGGATCCCATAGAGATCAACATGCTCACATAGGAAAGGGGGCTATTGGGATAGGAGGATTTAAAAATCTTTTAAGTATCCCAGAAATAAGAAAAATTCCTCTTATCCTCGAAACCCCCAAAGACACTCCAATGGCAGACCTCTATAATTTACATACCATAAGAAAGATCTTAGAAAATTCCGATTAATCTTTTAGATTTCTCTTTGCAAACTTCATCTTTTCATAAGTATGGAAAGTACCGCCACCCTCGTGTCCATTGAAAGGATAAACTTTTATCTCCTTTTCTCCTCCATAATAGTTATATGCAGCAAAGACCGTTGAGGGTGGACATATATTGTCCATAAGAGCCACTGAAAATAGTGCTTTTGCCTTTGCTCTTACAGCAAAATTTACCCCATCAAAATAAGATAAGGTTTTAAAAACCTTATCCACATGATCCCTATGAGTCTTAAGATATTGCACTATTTCTTGGTATGGATATCCATCCGTTATCTCTACTGCTCTTCTATAATGGCATAAAAAGGGTACATCAGGCATTGCAATCTTAATATCTATACCTACATAAGGGGCAAGTCCTGCAACTGCTATGGTAATACCTCCCCCTTGACTTCCTCCTGTTATTCCAATTCTCTCTCTATCCACATCAGGAAAAGCCATAAGGGTCTCCACAGCCCTTACCGCATCAGTAAATACTCTCCTGTAATAATACTTCTTAGGATGGAGAATACCCCTTGTCATAAATCCAGAGTACTGAGGATCGAAAGGTTCATCATCATAGTCAGGAGTATTACCAGGGCTCCAAGAACTCCCTTGTCCTCTTGTATCCATTATAAGATGAATAAATCCCATATTTGCCCATAAAAGAAAATCATAAGCAAAACTTCTTCCCCCACCATATCCTATATACTCCACTATACCCGGCAGTTTTCCCGATCTATTTTTAGGAGCTATTAACCATCCCTTTATTCTTTGTCCTTTATATCCTGAAAAGGTTACATCATAGGTATCCACAAGCTCAAGGCCAAAATCTACCTTCTCAAAAATAGGATTCAAAGGATATTTTTTAGACTCTTCCAAAGTCTCCTTCCAAAAACTATCAAAATCCTCAGGCTCCTCTCTTTCAGGCAGATACTTCCAAAGTTCCGATAAAGGTAAATCAAAAAAAGCCATAATACAACCCCCTTTCCAATGTTATAATTTGCTTAAAAACTTATTAAGATTTTCAAAACTACCTATAATGTATAGAATATCGCCCTTTTGTATTCTTTCAGAAGGAGAAATATTGCTAATTAAATCTGAGCCTCTCTGAATAGCAATTATAGATAATCCATAATTTTTACGAAGATCAAGTTCTTGTATTGTCTTACCAACAATCGCTTCTGGAGGTTCTAACTCAAAGATCTTAGTATTTGCATAAAATTCCATATAATCTATAACGTTTGGAACTACTAGTCTCTGAGCAATCCTTACCCCCATATCTCTTTCTGGATACACCACAAGATCTACACCTATTTTATCAAGAATCTTCTCATGAGGCTCACTTATAGCTCTTGCAATAACAAATTTTACTCCAAGTTCTTTAACTAACAGTGAGGTAAGTACACTCGCCTCTATATCATGAGCAATGGAAACTATAACTACATCTACATTTTGTACGCCAGCTTCTCTTAATGCATTTATATTTGTAGAATCCAAAACTTTAGCATAAGAAACATAATCTTTAATTTCTTCTACTTTATTCTCATCCTTATCAATGGCAATCACTGAAAACCCCATTCTCTCAAGAGTAACAGCTACTGAAGCCCCAAACCTACCAAGACCTATTACTGCAAAACTGTTTAATCTTGACTTATCAAGGCCAGCTCTTTTTAACCTATAAGATAAAGATTTCATAAATTAACCTATACTCACCTCCTCAGAAGGATACTCAATTTGTGATCTCTTAGAGAAAGGTATTAGAACCGCCATACCCGCAGTAACGGTACCAACCCTTCCTAAAAACATAGTCAAAATAATAACAATTCTTGCAAAAGGGGAAAGATAAGGAGTAATTCCTGTAGAAAGTCCTACAGTACCAAAGGCAGATACTACCTCAAAAAGTATATTTAAGGGTGGAAAGGGCTCAGTAATAAGAAGCAAAAACCAACTAACAACTACCAAAGTTAATGAAAGCAGAAATACTGTATATGCTCTTTTTACATTTTCCCAAGGTATAGCTCTGTCCTTAAAACGTACACTTTTTCTCTCAAGAATAACAGCAGTAACACTTAACCACAAAACAAGAAAGGTTACTGTTTTTATTCCTCCTCCAGTACCTCCAGGAGAAGCTCCAATAAACATTAAAACTATGAGAAAAAGCAATGTAGAAGGGTTCATTTTACCAATATTCAAGGTATTAAAACCAGCTGTCCTAGGAGTTACAGCCTGAAAATAGGAACCTAAAAGTTTGCCCCATAGATTTAGAGGCCTTAATGTATTTGGGTTATTATATTCAAGTACAAAAATTATGAGAGTACCAATTACAATTAGAAATAAAGTAGTAAGTAGAGCCATCTTAGTGTGTAAAGAAAGATGCATTCTTATGCCTCTAATTTTCTGAATTATATCATGTATAACAATAAATCCTATTCCTCCAACTATAATAAGAGTCGTAATAGTAAAAACAAGATGAGCATTAGAAACGTATTCAGTGAAGCTCTTAAAACCGCCTATTAAGTCAAAACCAGCATTACAAAAAGCAGAAACAGAATGAAAAACAGCAAATTTTATACTCTTCAGAAGAGGATAATTTTTAATAAAAACAAAAAACAAAGAAAAGGCCCCTATAGTCTCAAAAACAAAAACAGTTATCAAGACATTTCTCAAAAAAGAAACAATACCTCTTAAAGAGGTAGCATTTAAAGAATATTGCAAAATTAGTCTTTCTCTAAGTTGAATTCTTCTATTTAAAAGAAGCATCATTCCTGTAGCAATTACAGCATAACTTAAGCCACCAATCTGTATAAGAAGAAGAATTACTAAATGCCCAAAATCAGACCAATAAGTACCTGTATCAACCACAACAAGCCCAGTAACACAAGTTGCCGACGTTGCTGTAAAAAGTGCGGTAAGAAAATCAGTAAATTTACCCTGACTAGAGGATATGGGAAGGGTTAATAAAACAGCTCCAGTAAGTATTATGACTAAGAAACTTATAATGAAGAAGGCTGCAGGATTAATTCCCCTCTTCTTAGGAGCTAATTCATTCTCTATCATAAAAAGGTTAAAAATTCACCTCTTTTCCTTAAAAACAAACTCTAAGAGCACATTCAAGTATTTTATATCAGAGGTTAACCATCGTCAAATTTGCCAAAATTTTATATAATATATTACAATTATGATCGCTTTTACTAAAACAAAGACTTTTATATATAAATTTCCAGTTATAGTAAGCACTTTATTGTTAATACCATTATTAATTATAGTCCTTGTCAATGTAAACACAACAAGTCACTATATAATATTCTCTCTTGAAAGTGAAAAGTTTACCCAATCAAAAATTTTAAATATCTTATCAGATCTAAATAATAGAGTTAATAAAGATAATTTTAAAGCTTATCTCACTCTTGAGCCATTAAGTATAAAAGATAATACCTTTCCTAAAGGATCCCTTATACTCTATGTGAATAAAGATAATAAAAAACTTATTTTAGATTTTATCAAAAAGCACAACATAAAAAAATTTCTCGAAATATCTAAAATAAACGTACCTACCTTAGAAATAAAACCTGTAAAAATTGCTGTTCTTGAATCAGGAGATACATTTTATCTTTATAACTCATTAAACATGCTAAACTTTGCCTATCATAAAATAACTCCAGAAGATATCAAGAAAAATGCCTTAGATATCAATAATTTCGATATATTAATCATTCCCCCAGGCACATCTCATACTATAGCCAAAAACCTTGGAGAGATTGGAGGAAAGAAAATAAGAGAGTTTATAGAAAAAGGAGGAAACTACATAGGTATATGCGCAGGAGCCTACTTACTCTTATCAGATAGTACCCACGGAATAGAATCCTTAAAATTTTTAAAAGATATAGAAACCCTAAACCAAAAACCTTGGAATATTGGAA
Coding sequences:
- a CDS encoding deoxyribonuclease IV, producing the protein MTKNSYKLGVHLFRGGRSVLEDIKLLRINTAQLFSGNPRSYKPTNEKLPIFPFNSVFIHAPYVVNIASPDEKVFNLSIKKVIEELRLAEELDWEGLIIHPGSSKKMGKEVAKKNFFKALEKILEEDIRAKLIVENSAGEGDGWGSTLEDFYSIYEEFPVVYFCIDTCHLFAAGYNLKNPRVCQSIFHSFFEKIPMEKLVLIHVNDSHFPLGSHRDQHAHIGKGAIGIGGFKNLLSIPEIRKIPLILETPKDTPMADLYNLHTIRKILENSD
- a CDS encoding acetylxylan esterase; its protein translation is MAFFDLPLSELWKYLPEREEPEDFDSFWKETLEESKKYPLNPIFEKVDFGLELVDTYDVTFSGYKGQRIKGWLIAPKNRSGKLPGIVEYIGYGGGRSFAYDFLLWANMGFIHLIMDTRGQGSSWSPGNTPDYDDEPFDPQYSGFMTRGILHPKKYYYRRVFTDAVRAVETLMAFPDVDRERIGITGGSQGGGITIAVAGLAPYVGIDIKIAMPDVPFLCHYRRAVEITDGYPYQEIVQYLKTHRDHVDKVFKTLSYFDGVNFAVRAKAKALFSVALMDNICPPSTVFAAYNYYGGEKEIKVYPFNGHEGGGTFHTYEKMKFAKRNLKD
- a CDS encoding potassium channel family protein, whose protein sequence is MKSLSYRLKRAGLDKSRLNSFAVIGLGRFGASVAVTLERMGFSVIAIDKDENKVEEIKDYVSYAKVLDSTNINALREAGVQNVDVVIVSIAHDIEASVLTSLLVKELGVKFVIARAISEPHEKILDKIGVDLVVYPERDMGVRIAQRLVVPNVIDYMEFYANTKIFELEPPEAIVGKTIQELDLRKNYGLSIIAIQRGSDLISNISPSERIQKGDILYIIGSFENLNKFLSKL
- a CDS encoding TrkH family potassium uptake protein encodes the protein MIENELAPKKRGINPAAFFIISFLVIILTGAVLLTLPISSSQGKFTDFLTALFTATSATCVTGLVVVDTGTYWSDFGHLVILLLIQIGGLSYAVIATGMMLLLNRRIQLRERLILQYSLNATSLRGIVSFLRNVLITVFVFETIGAFSLFFVFIKNYPLLKSIKFAVFHSVSAFCNAGFDLIGGFKSFTEYVSNAHLVFTITTLIIVGGIGFIVIHDIIQKIRGIRMHLSLHTKMALLTTLFLIVIGTLIIFVLEYNNPNTLRPLNLWGKLLGSYFQAVTPRTAGFNTLNIGKMNPSTLLFLIVLMFIGASPGGTGGGIKTVTFLVLWLSVTAVILERKSVRFKDRAIPWENVKRAYTVFLLSLTLVVVSWFLLLITEPFPPLNILFEVVSAFGTVGLSTGITPYLSPFARIVIILTMFLGRVGTVTAGMAVLIPFSKRSQIEYPSEEVSIG
- a CDS encoding BPL-N domain-containing protein, with the translated sequence MLIPLLIIVLVNVNTTSHYIIFSLESEKFTQSKILNILSDLNNRVNKDNFKAYLTLEPLSIKDNTFPKGSLILYVNKDNKKLILDFIKKHNIKKFLEISKINVPTLEIKPVKIAVLESGDTFYLYNSLNMLNFAYHKITPEDIKKNALDINNFDILIIPPGTSHTIAKNLGEIGGKKIREFIEKGGNYIGICAGAYLLLSDSTHGIESLKFLKDIETLNQKPWNIGMGVLKIKMKEHPITLGLNYEELPVIYINGPIIKNINPNYNIASYLPLSSPKDFLNNLPNLYELNKIITTGIALSHIPFKKGDIILFSFHPELNSLPGTSIKLSDPYNLRLLFNAIYFSINS